From a region of the Halococcus hamelinensis 100A6 genome:
- a CDS encoding CAP domain-containing protein, whose protein sequence is MFRWLVGAVGWVVSTLLRLAFVVCVVALAAGFAFGGLPSQPSDLGEAVGNATDLGPFEGVDELADVGTIGVSDVAGDTGSVADPETNASVPSSNAGELNGTRLEYLVHEGINEQRAERGLSNLSFDTGLRSVARYHSADMANRSYFAHVGPDGETVADRYEKFGYQCRVPMDGLRYATGGENILYTYYDAPVRMENRTVEYDTQEELARGIVNGWMNSTEHRENLLKPYWENEGIGVYIQETDGQTRVFASQEFC, encoded by the coding sequence ATGTTTCGCTGGCTCGTCGGCGCGGTCGGCTGGGTCGTCTCGACCCTCCTGCGGCTCGCGTTCGTGGTCTGTGTGGTCGCGCTCGCCGCCGGTTTCGCGTTCGGCGGGCTGCCGAGCCAGCCGTCCGACCTGGGCGAGGCGGTCGGGAACGCGACCGACCTCGGCCCGTTCGAGGGCGTGGACGAACTCGCCGACGTCGGCACGATCGGCGTGAGCGACGTCGCGGGCGACACCGGGTCCGTGGCCGATCCGGAAACGAACGCGTCGGTTCCGAGTTCGAACGCCGGCGAACTCAACGGCACGCGCCTCGAGTATCTCGTCCACGAGGGGATCAACGAACAGCGTGCCGAGCGCGGGCTCTCGAACCTCAGCTTCGACACCGGGCTCCGGTCGGTGGCGCGCTACCACAGCGCCGACATGGCGAACCGGAGCTACTTCGCCCACGTCGGCCCCGACGGCGAGACCGTCGCCGACCGCTACGAGAAGTTCGGCTACCAGTGTCGCGTCCCGATGGACGGGCTCCGGTATGCCACCGGCGGCGAGAACATCCTCTACACCTACTACGACGCCCCCGTTCGGATGGAGAACCGTACCGTCGAGTACGACACCCAGGAGGAACTCGCCCGCGGCATCGTCAACGGCTGGATGAACTCGACCGAGCACCGCGAGAACCTCCTCAAACCCTACTGGGAGAACGAGGGGATCGGGGTCTACATCCAGGAGACCGACGGCCAGACCAGGGTGTTCGCGAGCCAGGAGTTCTGCTGA